Proteins co-encoded in one Amaranthus tricolor cultivar Red isolate AtriRed21 chromosome 7, ASM2621246v1, whole genome shotgun sequence genomic window:
- the LOC130817821 gene encoding uncharacterized protein LOC130817821, translating into MKNPISQVSGSSYSSSLQISEPPDIKEWFASYTYQSPVLDTNEDLCFSHGFDDEENGLYVEDSEYEEEKIGVDLRKRNHSGFLKSAKETRKHEVPSLPASEVPGYPELLSLTSEPPDITNWFSSYVYESPELDSSDFAASPSNRYTFSNKGNGKEDLPKESPETKMKDEILSCSETITRHSEIENKNPSTLREDGSERGNMSSENGWFSARTYNPRTYAEKISDCDTNSTNSGVCPRIKSEDMTAIVHAEQLLSCKSHSRLPIKISFNVGNESEKKAGKKFKAAANESGWISVNGKPRVENRRSIKNEMKEYTSAETELSLKRRANTRENKENSPVKSGLSSDGQKGGILRRKILRETTNFEHSRVPVVSGKWRCPQKCKPDLGPPLKQLRLEKWVQRK; encoded by the exons ATGAAAAACCCTATATCTCAG GTATCAGGCTCTTCATACTCTTCAAGCTTACAAATTTCTG AACCTCCTGACATTAAGGAGTGGTTTGCAAGTTACACTTATCAATCGCCTGTATTGGACACAAATGAAGACTTGTGTTTTTCTCATgggtttgatgatgaagagaatGGATTGTATGTTGAAGACAGTGAGTATGAAGAAGAGAAAATCGGTGTAGATTTGAGAAAGCGGAACCACTCTGGCTTCCTTAAATCTGCTAAGGAAACTAGGAAGCATGAAGTTCCATCTCTTCCTGCTAGTGAG GTTCCTGGCTATCCAGAATTGCTCTCACTTACATCTG AGCCTCCTGACATCACGAACTGGTTCTCTAGTTATGTATACGAATCTCCAGAATTAGATAGTTCTGATTTTGCTGCTTCACCCTCAAATCGATACACTTTTAGTAATAAGGGCAATGGAAAGGAAGATCTTCCAAAGGAATCACCTGAGacaaaaatgaaagatgaaataCTTAGCTGCTCCGAGACAATTACAAGGCATAGTGAAATTGAGAACAAAAACCCTTCTACTCTCCGG GAGGATGGCTCAGAAAGAGGCAACATGTCTTCTGAGAATGGTTGGTTTTCTGCAAGAACTTATAATCCAAGGACTTATGCAGAAAAAATCAGTGATTGCGATACCAACTCAACTAATTCTGGTGTATGCCCAAGAATCAAATCTGAAGATATGACGGCAATAGTGCATGCGGAGCAACTATTGAGCTGTAAAAGCCATTCGAGATTGCCAATAAAAATTTCGTTCAATGTTGGTAATGAAAGTGAAAAGAAGGCAGGAAAGAAATTTAAAGCTGCTGCAAATGAGTCTGGCTGGATTTCTGTAAATGGAAAACCAAGAGTAGAAAATCGCAGAAGTATAAAAAACGAGATGAAAGAATACACATCTGCAGAAACTGAGCTCAGTTTAAAGCGCAGAGCGAACACAAGGGAAAACAAGGAGAATTCTCCTGTAAAGTCGGGTTTATCTTCTGATGGGCAAAAGGGCGGCATATTGAGAAGAAAGATCCTTAGAGAAACAACGAACTTTGAGCATTCTCGTGTGCCTGTGGTTTCTGGAAAATGGAGGTGTCCGCAGAAATGTAAACCAGACTTAGGACCTCCTTTGAAGCAGCTCAGACTTGAGAAATGGGTTCAGCGGAAATGA